From Emcibacter nanhaiensis, one genomic window encodes:
- the thpR gene encoding RNA 2',3'-cyclic phosphodiesterase — protein sequence MTDKENEKAYQRLFIAIRPDDDVVKSLRRVCGNLKKDKAFENVRWMRPENLHVTLAFLGRQSADDVEQIVAAMAEVSAGHTSFDMEISGLTSVRNSWHKGVIIARVLENESLMTLQRDLVEVLSGRGIEGLDNRKYMPHVTLARLKTEKISQDRLSAVGFSLRQQVTTMELYESVTLQSGAVYTMLNSVHLGRKD from the coding sequence ATGACAGACAAGGAAAATGAGAAGGCCTACCAGCGCCTGTTCATCGCCATTCGTCCCGATGACGATGTGGTAAAATCCCTGCGCCGTGTGTGCGGCAACCTGAAGAAGGATAAAGCCTTCGAGAACGTCCGCTGGATGCGTCCCGAAAACCTGCATGTGACGCTGGCTTTCCTGGGCCGGCAAAGCGCAGACGATGTGGAGCAAATTGTTGCGGCCATGGCCGAGGTCTCTGCGGGGCATACTTCATTTGACATGGAAATTTCGGGCCTGACTTCGGTCCGGAACAGCTGGCATAAGGGTGTCATCATTGCCCGGGTGCTGGAAAATGAAAGCCTGATGACACTCCAGCGTGATCTGGTGGAGGTTTTGAGCGGGAGGGGTATCGAGGGGCTCGACAACAGGAAATATATGCCCCACGTCACCCTGGCCAGGCTCAAGACGGAAAAAATCTCCCAGGACCGGCTGTCCGCCGTCGGCTTTTCCCTCAGGCAGCAGGTAACAACCATGGAGCTGTATGAAAGTGTGACGCTGCAGTCTGGCGCCGTTTATACCATGCTGAATTCAGTTCATCTCGGTCGGAAGGATTAA